The Methanomassiliicoccales archaeon DNA segment GGCAATATTGCGGTAACCACTGAAGGATTGAAGATGAACTCCGAAGAAAGGGAATATGAGAGCATTTTTAATGAATTGAAAAAGTTATGTAGGCCTGAAGCAGCAGAAGGCATGGCGCGATTTGGTATCAAATCAACCAACGTCTACGGCGTCTCAATTCCAAATCTGAGGAGAATGGCAAGAAAAATCGGAAGAAATCATTCTCTTGCCCAGCCACTGTGGTCCTCAGCGATCCATGAAGCGCGCATACTTGCGAGCATGATTGACGATCCAGATCAAGTGACAGAAAAGCAAATGGATTGCTGGATCAAGGATTTTGATTCTTGGGATCTCTGTGATCAATGTTGCATGAATTTGTTTAGAAAAACAAGTGTAGCGTGGAAGAAGGCGATTGAATGGGCAGAAGAACGCACGGGGGAATTCGAAAGGCACGCTGGGTTCGCCCTGATGGCGTGCCTAGCGTGGTACGATAAGGAATCATCTGACGAGGACTTCTTGAGTTTTCTAACCGTAATAGAACAGGGAGCGGATGACGAGAGAAATTATGTCAAGAAAGCAGTTAACTGGGCGCTGAGGAATATAGGAAAGCGAAATCAGTATTTGAATAGGCGAGCGATTGAAACCGCGGCAAAAATCGCGAAAACAGATTCAAGAAGTGCTAAATGGATCGCTGCGGATGCGATTCGAGAATTGACAAGCGATGCTGTAAAAGGACGACTTGATATGATTCGCGACGCTGAAGAAGTTAGCCGATAAGATCTACACAAATCCATTTCCCGTTTATATTCTCATGTTGTTGATCTTGATTACATGTTTCTTGGTAAATTTGCTTTGCACATTATTTCTTCGAATTAACGCATTTCGATTAGATTCGATTACGCAGGATTGGCGGATGGACGATGCTTATCGTATTGAATTCTCAATCCAGATACATCCAATCTAAAAGAAATTCTTGACGGCGATGAGCATATTGCAGTAAGTGCCAAACGCCACTTCAAAGTTCAACATACTCTATTGTGTTCATTCTGTGAATTTATCTGGCGAGTCCAATACCAACGAATGCTAGCGCTCATTGTAGATGCTTAAAACGAGCACTTTTTCGAAGAAAAAAAATTATCAAAGCAATTATCATGTGATAAAAAGAGAAGCTTACTTTGAAAATGAGTTCGATCGAAACTTCCTATATACTGCGTCTCGGAAAGGTTTATCGCAATTCTAGAGGACGGCACTAAGTCATAGAATTTGCATGAAAGAGTTGCATCCTTTCTTCGTCTCATTCTTTTTAGTTTGATTAGAAATAAAAGAGCTGTCCCATGCATTATGGCAGCAACCTGAGTGCAAAGCGACAAAGATTATATTGGTGTGTGAACACTCGAATACTGATGGAGTGGATATAATGAAGGTATTCAGTGTTGGGGATGCAAAGACTTTTCAAAATGTGCATGGAGTTGATGCAAGGAAGATCTATGACAGCGAACATGCTGAGGTGATACACATGGCACTCGCGCCGGGGCAGTCTCTAAAGAAACACACCACGCCCGTGGACGTATTCTTCTATATCCTTGAAGGCAAAGGCATAGTCGAAATCGGCGACGAAGCTGAAGAGGTAAAAAGGGACATGCTCATCGACAGTCCTAAGGGCATACCGCATCTTGTGCGGAATACTGGTGACAGTCTCCTCCGATTCCTAGTTATTAAGGTTCCGAAGCAAAAGGAGCCAACAAAGGTTCATCAATAGCCACATGTACTTCACCGCCGTTGCCGCCAAGAAGCATGAATACAAGCATCCTTCTGCGCAACTCATCTCAAGGTACGGCGCAACTGTCGTCCAATAAAACACGGAACCTCTTACCGAAATTCGCCACGAAACCTGGTTCTCAGATGTCCTCGTTTTTTGAACAAGATCGTTTATCAAACGTCGGTCGTTTATTTGTTCTACTCCTCGATGCGCGCAGTATTGGTCGCATTGAACGTATTCATCTGCCAAATATTTTGCCAGATTTTTTTGCTACGCTGATATACGAAAGAAATCAAGACACTCTGCCCTGATCCAAATAATATCCAGCTATACAACTATTCTTTGGATATCTAGATTGGAATCCACAACAAGTAGCTCTCCGAGTTTCAATTCCTCCCATTTCTCATCATCAGTCAGTTTCTCCGATGAAATCAAAACAGCCTCCTCGCCCCATAAAGATTTGCTTCGAATCAACTGACCTGTTGAGGAATTATGTTCATAGGGACCACTTTCTTTTGAGCATCTTTTCAGAAAATATAGAGTGTAATGATTACGATTAGATGATGCATCCCTGAATGCATAAAGATTGTTGCCATCTGATAAAATGAAATTTAGTCCACTGTAATAGGATTTCTTGAGCACCTTGACCGCACTTCTTATCGAATCAACCATGTCGTGAGTTTTCTCAAGGAACTGCATGATCAGCAAAAAATACGCCTCGGAATCCGTCTGGCTATTTAATTCCTTTTTGAATCTATTGTCGAGATTCTCCAGAATCCAAATTCGATCTACACCCCCATTGTGGGCAAAAACAAAGTTCTTGTATACAAAAGGATGGGCGTTTTCGCTCGTTGGAGCTCCGTTGGTGGCATGTCTTACGTGAGAAACAATAATCTTAGAATTAACACTTTTTACTCTCTCAAATCGGTAATCCCTTTGATCTTCTTTACCTTCTTTGAAGAACTTTGGAACACCATTTTCATACCATCCGATTCCCCACCCATGAGGATTATCCCTAGTCAAACTCACAAATGGTTTATCTGCTCCAAAGAAAGAAAATTGGATATCGACAGGCCTATTAGCGATTATACCGAAGAGTCGGCACATACTATATCCCCAACCGTATGTGTAGCAAATAATCACTTGACTTTATTAGATTTTTCGAAATCGGCGTCTTGGCCTGGCATCCTCATTCTGATCGTATCCTCAAAATACCTGTCTGGGGTTTATCTAATCGTATGGACACCGACTCTTCAATACGTAAATAGAATAATTCCAGAATTGCCTCTTCTATTGTTTAGATTGAAAATGTTCTGTAGAAAAAAGCAAAAATTATGCAAGGGATATAGATAAAATGTAAGAAAGCATATCTCCGGTGATTGGAATTGAAACGAGAAGTAAATTAAACACATGATCAAACTGGAGGGACTGCCTTGGGAAGATCAAGATCCTCGATCGACGTCAAAAGAATCCTTGAATTAAGGCTGAACGGAATGAGCTACAGGCAGATCGCAAGGGAAATGGGTGTGTCGCATTCAACCGTTGCAAGAATTCTCAACGATGACTGCGAGGCCTGTCGTATTGATGCCGGAGGAGGACAATGCACTCGGAACTCCCCCGTTAGAAAACGGAAGATTGAGAACAGGAAATAAATTTTTACAATCGTCTTTGATTTTTGGTTGTACCAAAATCTCTTTTCTCTTTTCACAAATCGAAATTTCACCGCACATCGTTTCAATTAAGACATTAACAAAGTTTTTATTCATCTTGCTCACCTTGTAATTTACGATTGTTATGAAAATTGAACCTGATAGAAAGCTGGATTGCATTGGCCTTTTTTGCCCCGAACCTGTGTTTCGGACAAGAATGGAGCTTGACGAGATGCGTGTAGGAGAAGTTCTAGAGGTCTCAGCAGACGATCCAGCTGCAGAGGATGATATACGAAGCCTCGTAAGAAGCCTCGAACAGGAAGTCGTAAGTGTGGATAGAAAAGGTAACCAGGTTCGAATTTTGATAAGAAAAGTAAAATGATGAATTTTGGAGGCATGATGTTATGTCTGAAAAGAAAAAAATACTGTATGTACAGACAAGTGGATTGGATGCGCCAGAAAGAACTTATGCTCCGTTCATTTTGGCAACAACGGCTGCCATGATGAATATGGAGGCTACGATCTATTTCTTGATTAAAGGAGTCACAATAGTGAAAAAAGGAGAGGCAGAAAAAATCAAGCTCGGCGCCTTCCCTTCTTTAAAAGAAGTCATGGACCAGGCGGTAAAGGCAGGAGTGAAGCTCATGGTCTGCGAGCAGAGCTGCACTTTACTCGGAATTCCTCGTGGCGATTTCGAGCCCGAGGCCAAAATTGTAGGTGCAGCGACTCTGAATGATTTAGTCGTGAGTTCAGATGCCGTAATCTGCTTCTGATAGCTGATGTGCATGTCTATTGAGAAAAAAATTTACATGGATCACACGGCCGGAAAACCTGTGGATGGACGAGTCATCGAAGTGATGGCGGAATATATGCGATATCATTATGGCAACCCTGTTTCCATACATCCATTCGGCGAAGAGCCAAGGAGGGCTTTGGAGGAGGCACGCAAAAATATTGTAAATTTGATAAACGCTGGAAAGAAGGACATCATAGTTTTTACTTCAGGCGCCACCGAGAGCAACAACATGGCTATTAAAGGTGTGGCAAATCGCTATGCTGATCGAGGAAAACATGTGATAACCTCAAGCATCGAACATATGTCCGTTTTGAATCCGTGCAAATACCTCAAAACAAAGGGATTCGACTTAACATTCCTGCCAGTGGATCGGTATGGCGTCGTGAATATTGAAAGCCTCGAGCGCGAGTTGAGAAATGACACAATTCTCGTGTCGATTCAGTATGCGAACGGGGAAATTGGAACTATTCAGCCTATCAGAGTTATAAGTGAAATAGTACATAGGAAGAGCGCGCTGCTTCATGTGGACGCTACAGCAGCGATAGGACAGATTCCGATCGATGTGGAAAAGGACGGAATCGATCTTCTTACTCTTTCTTCAAACGACATTTATGGGCCTAAAGGCGTTGGCGCCCTCTTTCTTCGCGAGGGAGTACGCCTGGAACCGATTTTCCACGGTGGCGGCCAGGAAAGGGGACTGCGATCGGGAACAGAAAATGTGCCGGGAATTGCGGGATTTGGAAAAGCTGCCGAGATCGCAATGAAAGAGATGGAAGGAGAAAGTGCAAGACTAGCCAAGCTAAGGGATAAACTTATCAGGGGTTTGCTCGAATCCATACCTCATTCCTATCTAAACGGGCATGCGGTAAATCGCCTGCCAGACAACGCTGCGGTTAGATTCAGCTTCATAGAAGGGGAATCGATACTATTGAGCCTAAGCATGATAGGAGTGGCAGCATCGTCGGGGTCGGCGTGCACCACGAAAACTCTCGAGCCCTCGCATGTATTGATGGCAACGGGGCTGAAGCATGAGGAAGCACATGGCTCTATTTTATTTACACTTGGAAAACAGAACACAGAGGAAGAAGCCGATTATGTCATAAGCGCAATGCCCGGTATCATCAAGAGGTTGAGGGCGATGTCACCGTTGACACCGAAGGAGTTGGTGAGTTAATGTATAGCGATAAAGTTTTGGAGCATTTTAAAAATCCGCGAAACATGGGGGAGATCCCTGATGCTGATGGAATAGGGACTGTCGGGAATCCTGTTTGTGGAGACATGATGACGATCTACATCAAAGTGAGCGACGATAGGATTGAGGACATAAAATTCAAGACATTTGGCTGCGGAGCAGCTGTTGCCACAAGCAGCATGGTGACCGAACTCGCCAAAGGCAAAACCTTGGAAGAGGCATTGAAAATAACGAGAAAAGATGTAGCTGATGCGCTCGAGGGCCTCCCACCGGTCAAAATGCATTGTTCAAACCTAGCAGCAGATGCACTCAAAGCTGCCATAGAGGATTATTATAAGAAGAAAAGGACTAGGGAGGGCTCAAATTGAAGAAAGAATTTATTCGATGCGAATTCTGCAAGAGCGAGTTGCCATTCGAGATGTGCCAGCTGGCTGCTTATTCGGCGACAATCGATGGAAAAGAGTATGTTTTCTGTTGTAAGAACTGTGCTGATAGATTCGAGGTAAAAAGAAAAGCGAGTCTCAAATAAGGGAAGCACGAATAGAATTTCAATGTCGATATCTGGGCAACAATAAGGCAATCAATTATCGAAAGAAATGAAAAAACGTCTAGATTAAATTGTATTTCGATTCTCTCACCGGATGCGGGGCTTGAATCGATTTTCCTCTTCAGCTTTTGACCCTTCATTCAAGTTAGGATAATGAAATAATTCTCGAACACGCGTGATGAGGCTTTGCTGGTGTGAGAGAATTCGTCTGCTTGACTGATTCGTCGATACGGGTGCGAGGGAAATAGGTACCAGCATTGACGCAGAACGATGCATTTTTCCAGTACAACTCAATACACATGCAGGTAGACTTCTGGTACTGCGTCCCGAGTTGTATCAGAGGTTCGCAAGATAAACGGCATTCTTATCTGAAAATCTCGATAGGCATAACACCTGGTTAGCTTTTGGAGCGTTTCGAGAAGCGCTCTTTAAATATTGAGAATGAAATCAGACGAGAACATGGAGAAAACGAGAGTGATAAAGTGGGGGATATTTGGAGTCGCAGTTGTCGCGATCATTGTGTTGCTTTTCGTATATGTAAAAGTTCCCCCAGTCGCACAAGTGACGGATTGGGAAATCAAAGCCGACGGAACGGTAGCTTATCTTTATTTCGATTACGAGTCAAAGGATATGCTTAAGGCGGAACTTGTCGATCCAGAAGGACACATCACTGGCACAACGATGATTTCGCCCATGGGTGTGAGGGCAAAACTTCCAGCATGCGCGGATCGGGAGAGCGTGAAACCTGGACAATATACACTACGTTTCCTAGATCCATTCGGCAATGTGGTTTATCAAAAGGAAATTGAAATCTATGGACCGTCGGTCGAGGTTAACAATGTAAAAATTAGATACTATGGTTCTCAGAGTTCAAATTACATCGATAACATAACGATTGAATTCGAAAACACAGGCGATTCCCCATTGTACATCCACAAAATAATTGGCAAGATTAATGGTGAAGAGCAGCTCAATGCTTATGTCTCGCGGTACGTGAATTGCGGGATCTCAACACTCTCCATGAACGTGTATTCCAATCCGATTCCATCTGGAACCCACGATCTTGTGTTGGAGTTCATCGATGAGAACGATAGCGTTATTCTGACAAAGACTGTGCAGATCTATGTCTGAGCGAATCTTTATCCTCTTTTAGATGTCCGTATCTTCGTAAGTTCCAGCGTATTTTTTTCAACAATTAGTCAGGATTTCAATGGTACATGTACAAAACACATGGCTTTTTTGGATCCGTTTTGTAAGGCAGGTATCTAGCGCGTGAGAATAAGAAAGAACTTTTGTGCTATCATGGAAGAGCATTACAATTTCTTAAAAGAAGGCAAAGGGATTGTTTTTTCCTCACGGTCTTCCTCAAAAAATGAAACATAAGATGAAGAATAGATTTTATTGTTGGAGATCCATGATTGAACTACCTGAGATATGTTCAATTTGATGTGTTTTTCAGAGCTGGCTCTTCATAATCCCGCTTAGATTTTTCTTTGATGCCCTTTACTCTAGCTTTCTTATCTGACAATACTCCACGCAGGGGTTTTATGGGACTTAAGGGGTCATTAGTTCTTGATCTGCAATTCAAGGATCGTCAAGAAATCTTATAAAGAGCTGTTTTGGCGCTGATCATTTTCTGCAAGAGCATTGTTTATAATAGATGCGGTATTAAAGTAGGCAGACGTGTTTTGGATATTAAAATGCCTAGACATCCCTTTAATGTACGAAGGTGAACTTTGTTCGATAGTTTACTGGACATGGTGACAAATCGATGCAAAGCTGATTGAAAAAGAGAGCCACCATATCATTCGCATTTGCCGGAAGAAATAAACAACAGAAGTAGTGCCGGCCACCTTAGGAATCACAAAAATCGGCGAAAGAGGTCCGTTCGTCGATCTTAAAATTGAGCATGCTCTCCATTGCAACATCATCATTGGTGGATTAACTGGACCTTTGAAAATTTCCAGATATCTGGCCGTTTTCTGACAATTCTTAGTTCAATTAGAAAGACATTTCAAAGGATATGATATGTTTTTCCAATTTCAATTACTGGTGCCTCTTTTGAACTCCTTACCTATACTCCAGGGTTTGGCTAATCTTTCGCCGAGACGGTAATACGATCGGTCTGTCATCGAGAACAAAATAGGCCGGAGTTTCGAGAAATCCAAATTAGCGCCGGTCATCACCTTCTCATCGCAATATGTTTCTATGATCTTCCCGACGAATAAATCATGATTGGGAAAGTCAATTATTGAGACGAGTTCACATTCCATGCAAACTGGGCACTCTTCGATCATTGGGGCCGTCTTAAGTTTCCCGTAAAATGTCTTGAAAAGAGTAGACTTGTCTTCGTCTCTTCCAGATACAAGTCCACAATAATCGGTCACCTTCACCATGTCCTCCGTTGGGATGTTGACGCTGAAGCATTTGGTTTCCCTTATACCCAAATTAGTGTAGTGTTTTTTATTCACACTTATGGTAATAGATCCGAAATCAGCTATGCCAACGTGAGCAATCGCAGCATAATTCGGTTTCCCGTTGACCAATGCACCAACAAGCACCGTCGGCATAGGGTATAGACAATTCTTTGCATTGATTTCTTTTTTCATTTGATTGGCCTCCGTTCTGGATATGTTGCATGATGTTTATCCTATTTTCCCCTCTTCAATATTAACAAACGCGCCTTCGATGCCACATCATCAAGCAGCCATTCTAGAGATTTTAAACCCAAAAAAATTTAGCAACAAGTGAGAGCATACTAGGAGAATTCCTAAAGAGGTTGGGTGCAAGATATATTTCTTCTGCTGTCAGAACGTGGAAAGCTATCTTCGGGTGTCTCATAGAAAAGTAGAGTGGGGATCCGAGGAACATCTCTTACCTTGAAGACGACTAGCTAGAAGCTAAAAGTGTTCAAAATCAGGCACCTCTCGCTGCGGAGGGGGTTGCGAATATCTCGTCCGATGAAACCCTTTTCTCTTTTTTTTCTTTTTGCAGGCAGTCGATTTATTACAGATAATCATCTTATTACCCTTGGTCTTTTGTGATAAATCTTTCACTGTGCAGACAGTAAAATCGTGTCCAAAAAAAAAACAATGTGGAGGTTATCTAGAATTAACCACATAAAAAATGGTCTTTTGAGAGCTGATTATTTTATCATGGTTCCAGTGAGAGCGGAATTGTGGTGGAAATTGAATTGAGATAGCATTCCTAATAAAGGCCAAGACACACCCACGATTATGAGAATTCTCGAAAAGAGTAACAGGATCGAAATTAGATATGTCGCCAAGCAGGGCTTGCAATCTGCAGCGTGAATCTGAATCCATAGACGCTCTGAATTTGATTACCAATAGGTGCATCCAGGCCTCCAATTTCCAAATCGCATAACAGCCTGGAATATGAACGGCAACGTCTTGTCGCTACCAAAAGAAGCACAGGAAGAAAAATTGAAAGTCTAAACATGGAGGTTGAATAAAAAATACACAAATGATAGGCATCAAATACTCTTTACTACTTGATGAACGGGTTTAAAAGTAATCTGATTGATTGAAGACATACAAGTTGCTATTGAAAAAGATCACAAGGATTGAAACTCCGTTGATACAAAACATTTTTAGAAAAGTGCTTCAAGAAATTACTGGTTGAAGGGGGATTTCCTAAATGCCAGATATTTCGCTCATTTCTTTTCAAATTTCTTAAGAATGCTTTTGGGTTTATTCTTGCTTTTAGGCCGATTTAACTTTTCAATGGTGATTGATGGGTTGATCCCCGTATGAAGGTTGCGTTGTTTTTAGCGATTCAAATATTGTATTTTGTCTCTGAAAGTTCTTGCTTTAAAGTTATGGTTTTCGTTTTTTCATCGCCCGAAGATTAAACATGACTTTCTCTGATTATGGAGTGAAAGCGGTTATCTTCGAGCTGTCGAGGATATTGGCTACCTAAGTTCTGATGATCTTGCAAATTCTGTTTCTTTAAGTTTTAGCGTCATTTTGCTGTCTCTAAGTTCTTGCGCAAAATAGCTGACAAGTTATTATTTTATTTCCCTGCATGAGAACATACCGTTTTCTTCGAACATTATGAGGAGTTGTGGCACTGTGGCTTCTTTGTTAAGCATAGAGAGCGTTTCAGTTGCCATTTGCAATGCAGTCAAGTTTTGTGGGTTATTTGGATTCGCTCTTAAACTTTCCAGAACACTTGAGCCAACGAGAGGATCTGATTATCTATGCGTAGAATCTCTTAGAGAATTTTCCACGGATGAAAGTAGCAAATACAGATAATAAATATATAACTGAGGAGGCGATTAATAAATAAATGCGTCTTACGCTTGAATTCGCCTTTGATCGGCAACTAAGACTTCCAATCCAGTATAATTATCAAATCCAGAGTTTATTATATAATAATATTTCGCCAGAATTAGCAGAATTTCTTCATGACCATGGTTTTCATGCCGGGAAACGCAGATTTAAGCTTTTTACTTTTTCGAGACTTCAAGGTAAATTCTTTTTTGAGGCAGGAAACGGGACGATGATTTTTAGACCTCCTGTTTACATAACAATCAGTTCTCCAGTCGAGAGATTTGTTAGCGAACTTGCAAATTCACTACTTCAAAAGGAAGATCTATTGCTGTGTAAGAATAGGATTCATGTAAAATCGATCAGAGTGCATCCTGAACCAGAGTTAACACGAGATATTAAGATAAAGATGATATCACCTCTCACTGTTTATAGCACATTAATGACGGCCGATGGTAGGAAGAAAACTTACTACTATTCACCTTATGAGGACGAATTTGCAGAAATGGTTGATGAAAATTTGAGAAAAAAATATTTCGCGCTTTATCGAAAATCACCGAGAGCAAAAAAATTGGAAATCACCCCGATCAGCAAGCCGCATCTGAAGATATTAAATTATAGAGGAACTGTTATAAAAGCATGGCTCGGACTATTTCATTTGAGCGGAAACTTAAAAATACTCAAGTTAGCATATGATACAGGTGTGGGGAGTAAGAATTCGCAAGGCTTTGGCATGTTTGAGGTAGTCGAATGATAGAAGCCATTTGGAATATCGGCAAATATGTAAGCGAAAAAGAGAAGAAGAATGGCGTAGAAGACGATTTGGTGGAGATTTACATTGACCGTTCTAAACTTCAAAAAACGAAGAAAATTTTATGCATAGTGTTGTGCGAGAGTATGGAAGACATTGAATACAAAGGCATAGCCGTTGAAGATTATTCTTCTGAGAAACCCGTACTTTACCGGCCGCGCTCTCCAAATGGTCCTGATATTCTACCATGTTCAATCATTACCGAACCAATAAAAACTTTCAACAAAAAATTATTGGCATGGTTTGAGAAATATAAGGACTTGGATGAGCGTTTTGACAAAATCTACATGACACTTAACGAAAATAAGAATTTGATTGAAAGTGAATTGAGTGAAGTTTACAAGAGTTTAAGGGTAGATAAGAAAAATGGCATCGACGAGAGAACTAATGCATTACTCACAATAAAATTCGTTGAAAACGGGGAGGAAAAGCATCTTGGAGAAGATCAATCTTTCAGAGAGATTTTTTCAAGGTTGTCAAGAGAACGCTATTATTTATATGAGGAGGGCGAATCGAGAGGAAATGGAATCTGTCGGTTATGCGGGCAAGAGAAGGAATTGGGAGGATATGTCCTCGCATCTCTTGGATTTAAATTCGCTACACCGGACAAACCTGGTTTCACCCCAAATCTCTGTAGATGTGATTATTGGAAATCTATACAAATTTGTTATGATTGTGCGGAAATCATTGAATGGGGAAAAAGATTTCTTGATGAGAATTTGAGTTTTCCGAAAGAGGACAATTTCTTGGGATGTCGTTACTATGTAATTCCAAAGTTTGTTTTTGGCCAGATGTTCGATGAACTCTATAATGTAATAATGTCCGGCCCCTACAAGAACAAGGACTATGATGAGGGGCTTTTAACAAAGGAGGATTGGATTGAAATTGAAATCGCAAAGAAAGAGGATGTTCTGAGCTTGATCTTCTTATTCTACGACAAAGACCAAAGCAGGTTCTTAATTCACCAATACATTGAGGATGTTGTCCCGTCGTGGCTTAAGCAAATTGACGAATCTCAGAAAAAAATCAGAAAAATGCCAATTTTCCAAGAAGAAGCCGTAAAGAAGATTTTCGGCAAAGACAGCGTAGGAAATTTTGTCGCATTTAGATACGGAAATGATCGGGGCCTCGGGCGAGCGGGAAATAACTGGTATGCAGTTTTTTTACGCTCTTTTTTCAATTCTAGAGATGCAACAGGCAACTATGGTGATGAATTCAGATCAGTAATCGGTGCCATTCTCTCAAGCAAGAAAATCAGCCGTGAAATGGTGATTACGTCGTTTGTGAGGGAAATCACTGACAGTGTCCGAAAAAGAAAAATCTTCGATTTCCACACTTTATGTATTAAATCGTTTATGCTCTTGCTTTTCTTGGGGGACCTTAAATTGATTGATGTAAGTTGCATGGGAGGGAATAAAAAGATGGAAGAAACGAAGGAAAAAGTAGGTTCATCAAGGAGTCTTTTAGAGAGAATCGATGAATTTTTCAAAGATTATGGGATTACAGGGGAAGATAGGCGCGCCGCCTTTTGTGTCGGTATGTTAGCAGACCGTGTTCTGGAAGTCCAGAGAAAGGAGAGAGAAAAGAAATTTGGAGAAGAACCATTTTGGGAAAAATTACACGATCTGAGGTTAGATGAGTCGCGAATTAAAAGCATCTATCGTGACTCACTAGCAAAGCTAAGACAGTATAAAAGAGCATACCAGAGTTTAGAGGAGGTCGTCGGTATTCATCTTGCGGCCGCGGAGAGTAAGTGGAAATCCTCAAGAGACGATATAAGCTATTTTTTTGCGCTGGGGATGACGCTTTCAAAATTGCTTATATATGCGGACAATGAGGAGAAGGAAATGTGGGTATAAGGAGGAAGACCTATGGTTGTTGAAAGAAGATCGGAGATTTTGTTCCTGTATGATGTGCGCGACGCTAATCCGAATGGCGATCCAGACGAAAATAAACCGCGCATAGACGAAGAGACGGAAATCAATATCGTCACCGATGTAAGGCTGAAGCGGACCATAAGAGATTATCTTTCGGACTACCTGAATTGCAATATCTGGGTAAA contains these protein-coding regions:
- the cas8b gene encoding type I-B CRISPR-associated protein Cas8b/Csh1, producing the protein MIEAIWNIGKYVSEKEKKNGVEDDLVEIYIDRSKLQKTKKILCIVLCESMEDIEYKGIAVEDYSSEKPVLYRPRSPNGPDILPCSIITEPIKTFNKKLLAWFEKYKDLDERFDKIYMTLNENKNLIESELSEVYKSLRVDKKNGIDERTNALLTIKFVENGEEKHLGEDQSFREIFSRLSRERYYLYEEGESRGNGICRLCGQEKELGGYVLASLGFKFATPDKPGFTPNLCRCDYWKSIQICYDCAEIIEWGKRFLDENLSFPKEDNFLGCRYYVIPKFVFGQMFDELYNVIMSGPYKNKDYDEGLLTKEDWIEIEIAKKEDVLSLIFLFYDKDQSRFLIHQYIEDVVPSWLKQIDESQKKIRKMPIFQEEAVKKIFGKDSVGNFVAFRYGNDRGLGRAGNNWYAVFLRSFFNSRDATGNYGDEFRSVIGAILSSKKISREMVITSFVREITDSVRKRKIFDFHTLCIKSFMLLLFLGDLKLIDVSCMGGNKKMEETKEKVGSSRSLLERIDEFFKDYGITGEDRRAAFCVGMLADRVLEVQRKEREKKFGEEPFWEKLHDLRLDESRIKSIYRDSLAKLRQYKRAYQSLEEVVGIHLAAAESKWKSSRDDISYFFALGMTLSKLLIYADNEEKEMWV